Part of the Quercus lobata isolate SW786 chromosome 6, ValleyOak3.0 Primary Assembly, whole genome shotgun sequence genome, GGTATTTTACTTTTGGGTCCAACTTTGAAGTAATAGGTGATCACTTAGCTTGATACCTATAAAATCATTCGACAAAAACTTAGATGGAGTTTAGATATATCTTTAtgtatagtaattttttttgagaaaaaggtaagtgaagattttattaatgaaacaactacaaagaaaaaacaaccaaaaactcaGGACAGATCTGACTGAAAAACATCAGCCACCTCCTTAGGTAAAGCTTCAACCCATACATCAGTATTTGCAGATAAAACTGCTTTTTTAGCTAAACTATGAGCTAATCTATTCTCTTCCCGTCTAACATGTTGAAACATACACCTTCTCAACATCCGGCCCAAACACGTAGTCTCATCAATGATATGaccaaacaacaattttttttttttttttgaggaaaaaaaaaaataattatagtaaaTGTATGGAACCgaaaataaactacaaatatAATGTTTGATACTACAtagtaaatataattttagacaCTCTACTTGAATTCAATCATAGTAAATTGAAACCAATACTACAAATATAATGTTATCCTTTTcgaatataatgttattttcgtgccaccttttttatttattttatattgaaaaCAACGATAACTAAACTTTATTAAGATTATAAACCCATTCCATCGTGCCACCCATTCTCGTGTTAGCAAAAGTTGTGCGATGAGGACCCACCTCTTCTACGGTTTACCAAAAGCTAttcaataattttgattttattttgtgtaacCGAACCTTTAATGTATTGGCCAGGGGCAAATCAACTTATTATTTAGAGTATGCACTCATCATATATACCAAACTAAATGTCCCTTTGTTTTTGTCCTTTTCCTCAGCAGGCACCGATACAAGGAAAACTCATTACTATTTGGAAGGTTAAACTGTCAAGAATATATGgttcgtttggattgaggaggaGGGAtggggagtagagtagattaGATTTAACTCAAAATTaacatattttcaattaattctATTTTACTCTCCTCTACTCCCCATCATTTTCTCATCTATCCAAACGGGCCCATAGTTATGACTTATGAATATGGAGCACATTAAATTTATAACAGTACCAAAAGGCCCTTGTTACAAGAATACAAGTCTACAAGGGAAGGGCTCAAAACTTAAACATTTGTTTTGGAACAGGACTTAATGTTGgtttgaaaattgtttattttcGTTAGTTTATTTGCATAATGTGAgataaaaagttaaaacttagcttattttcaaaaagttgaaagttaaattatttgaaataaaactgAGATAAAAAGTAGTATGAAtttgtaaataataaataatttaaacaaaatgtTAACTTTTAATCGGTTGCCAAATGCATACTTATTGTCTATAAAGAAAGTTTTGCAAAATTCAAGAGCAGAATATTTCTCTATTAGGAACAGATATAAGATGTATTGAATGATAATTTCAAAATGTGAAATAGTCCATAATTAGAAGTCATGTAAATATTAAATGCAATAATAACATGTTAATAAAATAGAACAAAGTTTTATCTCAGgagctatttttaaaaaaaaatttattatgtaaCGATTTATATAAGattatttatatgtattatttaaacaaatcatataattcattaaaacaaaTATGATTAAAACTACACATAAATTGTCTCTTTAATGACAATAACTATGTATATTCTAAACATGTTTGAAGCTAAACATTTTCCAATGATGAttgtaaaatgtaaaatgtaGATGGAGGTTGTTAGGTTGGCATTGTGAGTTTATTTTAGAAAGAGATATGATAAAAgtccttttatttatatatttatttatttttttatggacatACTACTATAAAAGTAAAATGTCAAAAAGAAGATGATTGATTATTACAAGCTGCTCCTATTGGCAGAATGTGGCAATATGTCATgcattattttctatttccttcCCGGAAGCTCCGaatgattttaaaattctatACTCTTGACGTCTTCTTTCATAGTAGGTGTTGCGAATTCACTATCGTGCTGACCAATTCTCACAAATCTTTAACCGAATtcagaccttttttttttttttttaaaccactTAATCCATTGTAAGTTTGTAACTGATCTGCCAATCAAGTGCCGTCAAACCGCAAAGATTGGATCTTACCCTTTCCTATAAGACCAAAGACAAAGTAAAGTTAgacacatatataatatatatataattgttcaACGTTGTAAATTGTGATTAGAGCAATATCAATTTCATATTGCTCCTCCATAATCGCCATTTTTATTAACACAAGACCAATAATGTATATCAACTTAGTGGTTGTGAAAAATACCTATAATGAACACCATTTATACCACATGAACTGAATTATTTAAGACAAAATTTCACATCTAAATTTGGTGGGTCCAAATTAAATCCCACCTACGAAACATCAAAATCCTCCTTtaaattccattatctttcttctcaaaaaaaaaaaaaaaaaaaaaaatccattatcTATTTATCTTCATAAGATCTCAGACACATTTCTTCCTCTTGTGGAGTTGGGTCCCTGGTGGATTGGACCTACACACCCATTGTGTTTTAGGCTTATGAAATGGTTAAgctatttaattattattatttttaaatgttaaccGAAGCTTCTTTTATTAGACCAAAGATGGACAACGACCCCTATTCCTATTATGCAGACACGGTTTATTCCCATCCTGATCCAGCTAGAGTATGACTATATTTGTCTTTACATATAATGGAAGTTTATTTTTGTTCCTTATTTTTGCAAATTCAAAACTTGGGGCTGTCACAGACTAGATATTCTTCCAACTAAGATCATAGGAAAGTGACTTTCTACTAAAAAATGGACTTCACCGTCTTTATgtctaattatatataatgttattgcccattgtaattatttaatttaaggtAAACTGGTTTTAATGCTTCAACTCTATGAAGAGTAACGCAAACTCTTACCATTAGATATGCCCCCacaaattgacatttttttagaCTGTATTTGACAAGATCAAcactaaataaattttctttactttttttttttttttttttttatcataaaaaacaACTCCAAGTAGTGTCAAATAATCTAACAAATGGgtgttttttgttattatacTAAAGATGTAACATTGAATCCTTTCATatgagcaaaaaataaaataaaataaaataaaacctcgaatcctttcattaaaaaaaaaaaaaatgtaacattgAATCCAACTTACATAAGAATAGTAAGTCATTAAATTAGCTAAGTATGTGTTTGAATGAATTTATtgtcataaatttattttatttattgtgtaaaaattACAACTGCATCTTTAATTTGAcgatattttaaaaagttgtacattttGTTTTAAGATGGAAATAAACTCATCTAGATAAAGAGTATAAAATTTGTAGCCCACATCCAATAATTactgaaaaataaaagcataatCCTTAAGCATAATATCTTACAACTTATTTTATAAAGTAAATTAACTAATTGTTTTAGGTACAACTTTTAAAAGTTGTTGTGGGTTTGTCTAAGTTTTTTAagctaattttatttatttggttaagTGCAAGTTTTTAAAtccttcattatttttttccctaataataCCTCTACTTTTacaaattaaacatttttaagCAAGATaacccaataaaaataaacttattcAAATGTGCATTTAATCAAactttaattacttttttatttttttattttttttttatttttatacaagatataatttctactttaacctaatctaagtgtatatgtgcaTGAAGCTTCCTTcgagagacttgaaccctgacgCTTCCAtcccacacctcacaagcatttatacttgtgaagtgatcACCATATCAATGGTGCGCGGtggttaattacttttttttaataagaaagcTTTAGTTACTTATCCAAATGTGCATTTACTCAAACTTTAattacttttgatttttcaaaagaaaactttaattatttatatctcaccaaaataagttatattaaACATAATACACTGAAATGTAATAACTAATTAGTTCTGGTTATCTTAACTAATAAAATCTTGTATGATTAAACAAAAGATCTGGATTTGAATCTTGcccatataagaaaaaaaaattcattaatgtcttgatctaataataaagaacaattattaaaaaaaacctgatGTTATAGGTTCAAATAAaagggtaaaatctaaataataCTATCCAATTAAGTTTAGGTGAATTGTAATTTttgtccataattttttttttgtcattttagttattaagttttgaattttcagaCTTAGATTATGGATAACtatgttgaaattaaaaatagcaaaatataCCGGTCGAgctatttttataattaagttGGTCTTTTCTTCTATTGTTGTCTAGGAAAAtatagtaaattattttatctaatttaAGACAGCATATATAGATGGTGCAAGAGGGCATGACAAACCTTGacaagaatttaaaattttaatactataatttattagattttatcttaactaaagaagataaaacttggataattacccccccccccccccccaaaaaaaaagaaaaaaactagaTCAAAGTGAAATGCTGCCGCTTGTGTCGGTGAAGCTTCCTTGCCAACATCACACGATCtgtattatataaaaatatatatgacgcaaagagagaggaaaaacaaCAAAGACTTGTTAAAAATGAAATCTTAAAAACAGCAAACTCTAGTACTTTCCCGGCTCTCTCTCCAAGCCcacctcttctctctctctctctctctctctctctccgtgtgtgtgttttttgtgaaaaaaataaaggctTTTCTTCTTTGTTCCGTTATCGACGGTGACCTTTTGCCCACATCGGATCTGGGGTTTCTTCGTTTTCTGTTAAAGGTAACAGCTTTTCCTCTAAATGCTTCTCTttgttaaattttgatttttttttggatttgtttatgttttgggtttttgggtttgtgtacaataatattaataattatatgtTGATGCATTGGCAACTATGTAAAGGGCTCTGATGGATTGTTTTACTTGCTATATATAATGGGGTTTGATCAATTTTTATGCTGGAGATTATAGTTTATAACTTTTGGTTTGATGACATTTTTCCTTTTGCAATTGTTTTCATAGACTTTTGTTGTTCTTTGCTTTGTTTTCAAGGTTTTTAGGATTCGTTGTGACCTGGGTTTTTCCTATTTTGAAGCCACAttgtttattatattgttttttttatttgtttgccCTTTTTATTAGTTATGTGCTGAGCATTTGGTTTATTGTGATTGGaaatgttttgacttttgagatGATAGTTGATTGATGTTCTTTTGTTTCATTAGTAATTGCAGGGTTTTGTTCATTGTTGgggttattgttattattgctGGGAAAAGACAAGTGTGTAATTGTTGTTTTTTGGTTGATTCTTAGTGGAAAGGCGGGCAGGTCGTGTAAAACAAGTTAAACTGCAATTATTGGAGATTCATTGCCCTTAATCGTGACTTAAATTGGAAACTGTTGTTTGCTTAATGAAGGTGGATGTTTTTGTGGTCACTTTTTGCATTTGAAGTTAATATATATAGCAAAGAGGAAATTTTTATTATGGGTTGACTTTGAAGACACAAGTTTTGGTGGTGTTCTCACTGTTCTGGATATATTGGGATTTTATTATTTGGAGTGTGGagcaaagggaaaaattagatttgtttttgtggGGTTAATGGATCATACGATTCCAAGAGAGAAAGATTTTGAAGTTGATCTCGAAAGTGGGGTAACAATTAGTGAAGAAAATTCAAGCAAAGTCCCTGTTTCGGGTGCTGTAAAGCAGGCAAAGACATTGCTAGGGAAGATTTGCAGCAGGTTTGTTGATGGTTCAATCAATAGCGAAGATACAGATAGCTTGTGTGGCAACGTGTTAATTTCTGATGGAGTTTCTCCTGAGAATGTTAAGGTGGTTAACAACAAGGTATTGGAGGGGGAACAGCCCAAAgattatgtggagaagacaccGATGAGGGAGAAACGTAAAAAGACAAGCAATAAAAAGGCTCCAAAACCTCCGAGACCTCCGAGAGGTCCATCATTGGATGCAGCTGACCAAAAGCTTATTAGGGAGATCTCTGAACTTGCCATGTTGAAGCGTGCTAGGATTGAGCGGATGAAAGccttgaagaagatgaaagcttCTAAGTCACAATCTTCAAATAGCAGCGGCATATTTGCCATGGTGTTGACTGTTCTCTTCTGTCTTGTGGTAATCTTTCAAGGTAATATTTTCTAATTGAACTTAAAGTTAATTTACCTTTACTTATTTTGTATTCTTGTCCTTTATTTTTGTGAATGGTGTGCATTTTTTCTTCATCACTTCCCCTTTTTCCCTCTCCTGTGACTGCTGTTTAGAGAGCTAGCACTTCCAGTTGCTGTGAGTTCATACACTATCGGCATGTAGCTGATGAATCTTCAATGGATTCATTTAATTTTGTAGGTTTTAAGGCAAAATATACTATCATAAATAGCGTAAATGAAAAATACCAGACACTAATGAATGGCACAGGAGCTTTTATGGTCTTATAGAAATTCCATGTGCAGGGAATTTCTATTTATGTGTCATTTTCTGCCATTTCAAAAATGGCTTTGACAAGATGATGGATTTGCATAAATCTTATACGAAAtcttatttttgtgaaaatatgcaaaaaagaagaaaatttattcttttattgttACTGAGGTTTGTGTGCACGTATGATTTAAATtatacttattttaattttgaacgTTGGAAGCATTTTCTAAAAGAAAGTTTCATGGAGTAGgtttccctttttttccctCACCTTTTCATAGTGCTTTCAGTACCAACAAGCTTTTCAaactgattctcaaaaaaaaaaaaaaaaaaaaaaaaaaaaaaaaaaaaaaaaaaaaaaaNNNNNNNNNNNNNNNNNNNNNNNNNNNNNNNNNNNNNNNNNNNNNNNNNNNNNNNNNNNNNNNNNNNNNNNNNNNNNNNNNNNNNNNNNNNNNNNNNNNNNNNNNNNNNNNNNNNNNNNNNNNNNNNNNNNNNNNNNNNNNNNNNNNNNNNNNNNNNNNNNNNNNNNNNNNNNNNNNNNNNNNNNNNNNNNNNNNNNNNNNNNNNNNNNNNNNNNNNNNNNNNNNNNNNNNNNNNNNNNNNNNNNNNNNNNNNNNNNNNNNNNNNNNNNNNNNNNNNNNNNNNNNNNNNNNNNNNNNNNNNNNNNNNNNNNNNNNNNNNNNNNNNNNNNNNNNNNNNNNNNNNNNNNNNNNNNNNNNNNNNNNNNNNNNNNNNNNNNNNNNNNNNNNNNNNNNNNNNNNNNNNNNNNNNNNNNNNNNNNNNNNNNNNNNNNNNNNNNNNNNNNNNNNNNNNNNNNNNNNNNNNNNNNNNNNNNNNNNNNNNNNNNNNNNNNNNNNNNNNNNNNNNNNNNNNNNNNNNNNNNNNNNNNNNNNNNNNNNNNNNNNNNNNNNNNNNNNNNNNNNNNNNNNNNNNNNNNNNNNNNNNNNNNNNNNNNNNNNNNNNNNNNNNNNNNNNNNNNNNNNNNNNNNNNNNNNNNNNNNNNNNNNaaaaaaaaaaagaaaaaaaagaaaaagaaaaaagatttccAAACTGTTTATGAGCAATGCATTCCTCCTGCAAGAGGCCATTGACGTTTTTGATAAAATCATTTTAAGGAGTGTTAGTTTTCATATATCTGTATTTGAAAGCAACGAATCTAAGCCACAATGTTCGGAAGGGTTTTATACATCTGTATTTGATTTTGTCCTTCCATTTTCTTGCTTTCTTATGATCTTGTCAATTCCTTTTGCAGGAATGTCATCTAAAACGAGTTCACCAGTAAGCTTCCAGGGTTCTCCTGTGTCAGCAAGAGCAACAGAGGGTGGTTTGATTTCAGTTCAGTACTATGCATTTCCATCTGCAAGTGAGCCTGATGGACCTGGTTCTGGGTCTCCTAAGTATGTCTACAATTCAAATTGGCTGTCAAAACTATGTtcctttttatgttttgttttataagTTTGTCATACATAAGGACAATAGTGGTGTGGCAGTCAAGTAACAGTATTCTGTTATGGTTGTGCCTTGCAGTTTAGTAGAGCAGATTGCTGGATCAGATCTGTCGGAAAAGTTGACAAGAGTTGTGGGATGAAATGGGGCATTAGTGAAGAGAATTCCAAGTCTATACTGAAAATTTTTGGAGTCGCTCTTGCAGTTTTTCTGCAAACCATTTTTCCTTGCACTTTTCTTGCACGTGATCTTTTGAATCTGAAGTATTCGGGTAATTTATCCCTCATACTGTATATTCTTTgaaaatgggggggggggggggggggtgagttTGATTACTGTACAAGTATTATTACTATTTCTATTGGTGATGCCAAATGCGTTTTATAAGTTGCCTCCTTAGCAACAAGCCAGGCTGAATTCTGTTCAAtttattggttattttgtaaggatattttATGAAACTCAGAGTTGGAGTAAGTTTTCTTTACAGCTTTGCCAAATTCAAGTGAATAACTCATTCTTGAATCCTGTTTTACTGAATTTACTGTTTGAAATTCCTATGAATGTAGCAAAGCCTTTGGATTTCATTTGTACATCTTACCTGGTCTTTTTTGTAGTACTTGGGGTTGTAATATGCTCCAGAAGATAAAAgcaaatttctcttttcttcaccGTGTAAAATGGTGGATGCCAATGCCATTTTCTAGAGTGAAACAGTGTGCTTtctcaattatcaaaaaaaaagaaacagtgCACATTCTCAAAATCTCAGTTATTACAGTTTAGACCACTTTAGGTTTGGAAATGAGTTTTCCAGAGAATGGTTGTTTGCTGTGAATTtgatcaaaatagaaaaaaaatgaacaatgtCATTGTTGAGGGAAATGCCCCTAAAGTTGTTAAACCAATCTAAAATCAGAGACAAGAGGGTGGTCTTAAGAGATATATAGACAATTTATTGAAGTCTCTGAAGGCAAAAAATGTGATATTGTTGTTCTACACCCCCAGTAACCTTCCTGTGGAGATTCATTGAGCCATTTTCTTTGATCTTTTAGTTTTCTTTGAACAATGAAAGTCCAGTtaggtaaaagaaaaataaaaagatggtGTTTTGGTTATGCTTTATGATTCCAGTGAGTATGGTTGGGCAACCAACTGGTCAAAATGTATAATCAAGGAGCTCTTTAATGGTTTTCTTTGAGATTTTCTGTTGGTACTTAGAATCTTAGATACTGTGATCACTGATCACTGTGGTGGTATGTGAGTTGATAAGATCTTCACAGAATATTCCCAGGTCTTTCTCAATTCTACTTGGGAGACAGTTCGTTGGAATGGTCCATCAGTGGCAGAACCAGCTTGTACCATTTAATGCCACATGCTGAGCCACAAAATCTAACACGGGGCTTCACGTGCGAGCTAGCTTATTATTTGGTTAGTGCCACTcgaattattattgttatttgggAATTGATGaggaatataaaaaactgtcaataacatttattgttttattatttttttaataaaatatttctaaaaatagctcTTAAATCAATGCCTTAAGCCTGAGGCATTAGTTAATATTTCCCTTACAAATAAAGGGTCTTAAATGGCTATACAGCCATCCAAAGCTTATATGAAAATCTCTTGGTTTTGTAATTCTACAACCCAAGTAGTTACTCTAGcagtctttttttattttttattttatttttattgtgtctTCTTTGTTCAAACCTCACAGgttgtctaaaaaaaaagaaaaaaaagaaattatgttaTTATTAATGTTAGGTACAAAATTTACTTTCTTTCTGTTAAAAATTCATAGGTTTTGCATGATGGTTTTAGGTGTAATAGTTTGGTACTATGTACTGCACATCCAGCTCATAAATGTGGATATATGTGAAATGCGTGACTGTGATGACTTCAAAACTAGATCAGTTTGTACCCCTTTCGTGTGGACAAGTTTTGGTGGATAAAACTTAATTCCTGAAGAATTATACTTTATATTTCTCAATTCAATTTAATTACACGACAatactatcttttttttaaagataattaaattaaattaaataatataatttattaatataatcacatgattgaatttaattaaagaactTAAAATATGgtatctcatttttttaatttataaaaaataattttttaatttatgacgttttcttttaatgattattttttatcatcaaatcaaaatattaattaattttaagtaTAAGTGGAGTTTGAATCCTAGACCTTTTATTTAACGCTAAGCACTTTATTGCAGGAATTCACCTTTGGACCCAACCTAGCACACTACACTCAATACCTCCGCAAGCTGGGTCAGGGTTTTCACGTTGAAAAGGTAAAGCTAACAACAAGGCCCAAACCCATTCCACCCAGGCCCCAGCTCCTTACAACAGTCAATGCCCTTGTTCTATGAGTATTCCACAAAAGAACATTAAATCCAATAACGACAGTACTAAATTTATGGTTGAGACTGCAAAGTATAAAACTATCTAGACAAATCTTAAAGGTTCAGAACAATACAATAATTGTAGaatatgaggttttaaacaaaTTAGTACATGACATTCAAGCCCTCAAAACGAAGAAAGAGAATGAACCAGGTCACTAACCCTTCAGCAATATATTGACAATGTCTACAGCCACATCAGAGAGGCCATCCACAAGATTGTTCCAATCAGTCAGTGGTGACTGGATTGAGCCTGAGAATTTCTTTTCACATGTATCTGCTTCCTTTGCAGCATCTGATATACCATAGTTGGCAAACCTGTAATGACCTTTACTCAGAGCATCTATAGCTTGTGGGAGAGTGTACTTCACCACAGGGATGTATAATTCTGCACAATAAGTCAAAGATCTCTCTAGCTCTGGTTCTGGGGATTGCTTAATCAGGCCCTCTATGTAATTCAGTGTATCAGTTACATTTGCCAATAGAATATCAGCCATTATCTGGGCTAGGCCTTTGACATCTGCAGTGGCGCTTTGAGGGTTTGATTGCAAAGATGAGAGGCAAAGGTCATAATGGGATGTTTTCTTGCATGTGTGTTCTATCAAATTGCCACTTTCATCATCCAATGGAAAGATGGAGCATTGAATTAATGGtacatgaagaagaagaagaagcataaGAAAGATAGAGGTTGGAGAGATtgaattcttcatttttttgtggaactaaaaaaaaaaagtaaaattgatGGACTAGAATGGAGGTTGCTAAGGTACTTGTTGAGCTGATGATATATAATATGGGAAGATTGGGCTCTTTATGTTAAGAGATGGAACTTTGTTGGATTTGCTTTTTGTATGGCAATATATACATGTTGCCATCAAAAGGTACTGGTGCAAATAAGGTCTCCTTTATGGGTAGTTTTCTGCTACCATGTTTTGTAAGTTTCCAGTTTCATATTGAATTTGTGTCTACATCATATGTATTACAGTATTGGGTGAAGCCGCTTGCATCACTCATTTGGTCTTTGATAAAAATCCTCTTTCCTaatgtttatttcattttatactttttattttattatattttttaataattcaatacttCCAACGAAGGAGGAGAATCTGAATCTTGAATGTCCAAGACATCTAGGAGGTACCAATCAATGAAGGAAGGCTCTTAGCCATTTATACTTTACCAATTATAATTTGTCAcatagttttaattttaatggaCTCTAAATTAGAATGCTTTTACTGTGGGAGGGGAGATTTCTGTTCCgaagttgataattttgtagTTTAGTAAACCTTTATTAAATCCCTTGATTTGCGgtgttgaatttgaaaaaatgccagcaagtcacatgtttttttttttttttgagaatgtgcAAGTCACAtgttgagaaaagaaaaaagaaacccaactTTAATCTAAACATTTACAAGTGTCATAAAACTACAGGCAGTAACTAAGACTTTTATGTACAgatatttgtattaaaaaaaaaatctttcataaTTCACAAAGCTCTTTCGCTTTTAGTGAAAAGCAACTTGCCATAGCACAAAGCTTAGACCTCTCAAATATttctattaaaagaaaaagagtgatgATGGAgatgttataaattttgttatttaaatgtTACACgtgttattaatcacaaaaaatataaataattatttattatgttgttaatGTGATgctaatcatatttattattacgTCAATTAATaaatcttttaaaataaaattgatagtagttttaatattttttgggaaaaaaatttcttgaagttACTGTAGCCTCtctttttc contains:
- the LOC115995485 gene encoding uncharacterized protein LOC115995485 translates to MDHTIPREKDFEVDLESGVTISEENSSKVPVSGAVKQAKTLLGKICSRFVDGSINSEDTDSLCGNVLISDGVSPENVKVVNNKVLEGEQPKDYVEKTPMREKRKKTSNKKAPKPPRPPRGPSLDAADQKLIREISELAMLKRARIERMKALKKMKASKSQSSNSSGIFAMVLTVLFCLVVIFQGMSSKTSSPVSFQGSPVSARATEGGLISVQYYAFPSASEPDGPGSGSPNLVEQIAGSDLSEKLTRVVG
- the LOC115995486 gene encoding cell wall / vacuolar inhibitor of fructosidase 1-like — translated: MKNSISPTSIFLMLLLLLHVPLIQCSIFPLDDESGNLIEHTCKKTSHYDLCLSSLQSNPQSATADVKGLAQIMADILLANVTDTLNYIEGLIKQSPEPELERSLTYCAELYIPVVKYTLPQAIDALSKGHYRFANYGISDAAKEADTCEKKFSGSIQSPLTDWNNLVDGLSDVAVDIVNILLKG